From Candidatus Sulfotelmatobacter sp.:
CCAGGAGCTCCTCAGGCGACTGCCGAAGGATTCCTGGACTCAGGACGCGGCGATCCACGATTCCGAGCACTCGATCGAGGCGCTGGTCTACTGGCTGCGGCACCTGCGGCCCGATCTCGAGATCGTGCCGATCCTCGTGCCGGCGGTGGGATTCGACCGGCTCACCGCGCTCAGCGACCAGCTCGGCGCGGCGCTGCTCGACGCGCTCCGCGCTCGCGGCCAGCAGCTTGGGCGCGACGTCGCGGTCGCGATCTCGACCGACGGTATCCACTACGGGCCCGACTTCAAGCAGGTGGTGTTTGGCGACGGCGGCATCGAGGCCTACCAGAAGGCGCTCGACAAGGATCTCGGCATCCTGCGCGGCCCGCTTTCGGGGCCGGTCACGACCGAGAAGGCGCGCGATCTGTTCGCCACCTTCGTGGATCCCGAGCACCCGACCGATTATCGCTGGACCTGGTGCGGGCGCTTCTCGGTGCCCTTCGGGTTGCTGCTGGTCGAGCGGCTGGCGCGCGGGAATTCTTCCGCGAGCGCGAACCAGGCCGTCGCGCACCCGATCGCCTACGCCACCTCGGTGGGCTGGCCCGAGCTGCCGGTGCGCGAGCTGGGCATCGGCGCCACCGCGCCGGCCAGCCTCTATCACTTCGTGGGCTATCCGGCGGTGGCTTTCACGTTCGGCCGCTGAGCGGGCTGCGTCACGGCGCTCACCACCAGCATCACCACGGAGTTCCCGATCAGCGCGACGATCCCGATGTTGAGATCGGTGATCACGCTCGGCCAGCCCGGGAACAGTTTGGCGAGCGTCGCGCCCGAGATGCTGACCGCCGCAACCGTGGCTTCGCCGGCGAGAATGCCCGCGATCACGCCCGTCGAGGTGATCCACGGCCGCTCCGAGAGCCCGAGGTAGATCGCGGGGCACAGCTGCGTCACCACGCTGTAGCCGAGCAGGAGCAGCGGCACGATCGCCTCGCCTCCATGGATGGTGAGCAGCGCGGCGAGCAGCGCGAACAGCGGCACGAGCGCGCGCGCGAGGCGCGAGATCGCGGCCTCGCCGGCCCGGGGCGCGAGCGCGCCGTAGACGTTCTTGGCCAGGATCGTGGCGCCGGTCATGAGCAGCATCGAGCCCGGCACCATCGCGGTGAGCAGCCCGGCGGCGCCGATCAGGCCGACCAGCGCGGGCGAGAACGCGAGCTTCGACAGTCGCAGCAGCGACAGATCGGCATCGGCGCCCTTGAGGCCCGGCACCTGCAGGATGGCGGCGAAGCCAGTGAAGAACACGAACAGCAAGACCAGCTGATAGAGCGGCATCACCACCGCGTTCTTGCGAAACACGTCCTCGTTGCGCGCGGTATAGGCCGAGGCGAACGCATGCGGCCACATGTAGAAGCCGACCGCGGTCAGCACGATCGTCGAGACGAACCAGCTGACGCTCATGCCGCGCGGTGCAAGCGTGAGGAATCCGGGCCGGGCGCGCTCGATCGCCTCGAACATCGACTGATAGCCGCCGTAGTAGTGGAGTGGCAGATAGATGCCGAGCCCGACGGCGACGCCCAGGATCATCACGTCCTTCAGGACCGCGGTCCACGCCGAACCGTGGACGCCCGACACGATCACGTAGGTCACCAGCGCCACCGTGGTCAGCCACACCGCCACGTTCGGCGAAATCGTGCCGTAGGAAGTCTCCGAGACGATGATGCCGAGGCCTTTCAATTGGAGCACGAGGTAGGGCACGCAGGCGGCGAAACTCACCAGCGCGACCAACACGCCGAGCGGCCGGCTGTTGAACTTGAGCGCGAAGAAATCGGCCTGCGAATGAAGCTGGTGCCGGCTGGCGAAGCGCCAGATCGCGGGCAGGAGGAAGTACGAGATGGTGAAGGCGATCGCGCCGTAGCAGATGATGTAGAAGGCCGGCGCCCCACGGCCGTAGGCCCAGCCGCTGCCGCCGAGGAAGGTGAACGTCGTATAGATCTCGCCCGCCATCAGCAGGAACACGAACAGCGCGCCGAAGCCGCGGCCCGCCACCGTCCACTGCTCGAGATTCATGGTGCGGCCGCGCCGGGCCATCAGCCCGAGCGCGAAAGAGATCGCAAGGAACAGCGCGAGGATGAAGAGCGCGGGGCTCATCGCGGCTCCGCCCCGCCGCGCTCTTCACGGTCGCGCCGGCGATCGAGCGCCGCGATCACCGCCATGGTCAGCGAGGTGGCAAGGACGCAGCCGACGATCCAGGCCAGCATGACCGGCAGCCCGAAGACGTAACCGGGCACGCCGTTCAAGAGCGGCGCGCCGACGAGGATCAGGAGCGCGGGGATCACCGCCAGCGCGCGGTACGGCCGGGAGCGCTTCATCGAGCGCGGCAGTCTACGCGAAAAGCGGCAACCCCGCGCCGCTGAGTTTTCCCCAATTCGAGCCCCGCGGCGCGGCGAATCGCAATTCGCCGAAATCGAGCGACTCGATTCGCGACGCACGACTCCGGAAAGCTGCGATTTCGCCCGAATCGGGCGCCGGTTTCGGCGCCCCGGCTCCATTCGAGGTGTCGTCCGTCTCGATCCGCGTCGATAGGTATGGGCACCCGGCCTCGATCAACCCCTCGAGGATGCCGCCGCTGGTTCGGAGAGCCTCGCCATGTTCACTCGATCGGTTCGCACGTTGCTCTGGTGCTGTTCCGGATTTGCCTGCGTCACCTTCATTGCGCTCGCCTCGGCGCGCTTTCCCGCGGCGCGGCTGGTGTCGCCCGACGATGGGTTGATGCTCGACCATGCGGTGCGATTCGCCTCGGGGGATCTCGCGTATCAGGCGCCCCCGACGCCGCAGGCGCTTTCGCCCATGCCGGGTTTCCCCTGGGTGGTGTCGTGGATGGTCACGATTTTCGGGCCTCAGCTCTGGGAAGCTCGCTTCGTGTCGCTGCTGGCGTCACTGGTCGCGGCCGGGTTCGCGCTCCTCATCGTCCGCTCCGAGACCAAGAGCTGGACGCTCGGTGTGGCGAGCGGGGGCATTCTGCTGCTGGGATTGACGGTGTTGACCGGGCACCCGGAGGCCGCGCGCCCCGAACCGCTGGCGCTGGCACTGGGGCTCGCCGGCCTGCTCGTGCTGCGGCACGTGCCGGGCTATCTCGGCAGCATGGCCGCCGGCCTGCTGCTTTCGGCGGCCTTTTTCGTCCATCCGCTGGCGTTGTGGCTGATCGGGGCGGCGATCGCCTGTCGCGTCGCCGAGCAGCCGAAGCATTGCCTGGCGCTGGTGCTCACGGTCGGGCTGGCGTGCGGCGGCGGCTACGTGCTGCTCTCCAAGTCGCTCGGCGACTGGTTCAATTTCAGCGCCTTCGA
This genomic window contains:
- a CDS encoding DUF3311 domain-containing protein, producing the protein MKRSRPYRALAVIPALLILVGAPLLNGVPGYVFGLPVMLAWIVGCVLATSLTMAVIAALDRRRDREERGGAEPR
- the amrB gene encoding AmmeMemoRadiSam system protein B; this translates as MRRGLVLLAALLAPSVHAQNASTTPPVTPPTLEQVRAEMGIPSRALDLRGQRDSIGFAYRADQMARVWELSASGPSPDSLGLAPAPGVPAVICPHDDYLYAGRVYRKVLPLITAKTVVLVGVFHRYRRFAPTERLVFDPYRAWRTPDGEVPVSRLRQELLRRLPKDSWTQDAAIHDSEHSIEALVYWLRHLRPDLEIVPILVPAVGFDRLTALSDQLGAALLDALRARGQQLGRDVAVAISTDGIHYGPDFKQVVFGDGGIEAYQKALDKDLGILRGPLSGPVTTEKARDLFATFVDPEHPTDYRWTWCGRFSVPFGLLLVERLARGNSSASANQAVAHPIAYATSVGWPELPVRELGIGATAPASLYHFVGYPAVAFTFGR
- a CDS encoding sodium:solute symporter; the protein is MSPALFILALFLAISFALGLMARRGRTMNLEQWTVAGRGFGALFVFLLMAGEIYTTFTFLGGSGWAYGRGAPAFYIICYGAIAFTISYFLLPAIWRFASRHQLHSQADFFALKFNSRPLGVLVALVSFAACVPYLVLQLKGLGIIVSETSYGTISPNVAVWLTTVALVTYVIVSGVHGSAWTAVLKDVMILGVAVGLGIYLPLHYYGGYQSMFEAIERARPGFLTLAPRGMSVSWFVSTIVLTAVGFYMWPHAFASAYTARNEDVFRKNAVVMPLYQLVLLFVFFTGFAAILQVPGLKGADADLSLLRLSKLAFSPALVGLIGAAGLLTAMVPGSMLLMTGATILAKNVYGALAPRAGEAAISRLARALVPLFALLAALLTIHGGEAIVPLLLLGYSVVTQLCPAIYLGLSERPWITSTGVIAGILAGEATVAAVSISGATLAKLFPGWPSVITDLNIGIVALIGNSVVMLVVSAVTQPAQRPNVKATAG